One bacterium genomic window carries:
- a CDS encoding ATP-binding cassette domain-containing protein, which produces MEEFLGTAEEKVTEIAITGGRAKDGSPEAVAALTVRVGEVVCIVGPTGSGKSRLLADIEWVARGDTPTGRHVTINGAVPDDRWRFDPQHKLVAQLSQNMNFVMDLSVREFLALHAESRQAAAPGEKIARIWEWANELAGEPFALDTPVTSLSGGQSRALMIADTAVLSASPVVLIDEIENAGIDRRQALEILIREEKIVLMATHDPILALMGDRRVVIEGGAMRRVIEPSPAERANLDELRALDARLMGLRERLRRGERLDEI; this is translated from the coding sequence ATGGAGGAATTCCTGGGCACGGCGGAAGAGAAGGTCACCGAGATCGCCATCACCGGCGGCCGGGCCAAGGACGGCTCACCGGAAGCCGTGGCCGCGCTGACCGTCCGCGTCGGCGAGGTCGTGTGCATCGTCGGCCCCACCGGCAGCGGCAAGAGCCGGTTGCTGGCCGACATCGAGTGGGTCGCCCGCGGCGACACGCCCACCGGCCGCCACGTCACCATCAACGGCGCCGTGCCCGACGACCGCTGGCGCTTCGACCCCCAGCACAAGCTCGTGGCCCAGCTCTCGCAGAACATGAACTTCGTCATGGACCTGTCGGTGCGCGAGTTCCTGGCCCTGCACGCCGAGTCGCGGCAGGCCGCCGCGCCCGGGGAAAAGATCGCGCGCATCTGGGAGTGGGCCAACGAGCTGGCCGGCGAACCCTTCGCCCTGGATACCCCGGTGACCAGCCTCTCGGGCGGCCAGTCGCGCGCCCTGATGATCGCCGACACGGCGGTGCTGAGCGCGAGCCCGGTGGTGCTCATCGACGAGATCGAGAACGCGGGCATCGACCGGCGGCAGGCCCTGGAGATCCTCATCCGCGAGGAGAAGATCGTGCTCATGGCGACCCATGATCCGATCCTGGCGCTGATGGGCGACCGGCGCGTGGTGATCGAGGGCGGGGCCATGCGCCGGGTGATCGAGCCCAGCCCGGCCGAGCGCGCCAACCTCGACGAGCTGCGGGCCCTCGACGCGCGGCTGATGGGGCTGCGCGAGCGGCTGCGGCGGGGCGAGCGGCTGGACGAGATCTGA
- a CDS encoding phage tail protein: MSDPFIGEIKIVGFNFAPTGWAFCDGQLLSIAQNSALFSLIGTYYGGNGTTNFALPDLRGRAPMHRGSGPGLSPRTVGEVLGIEYNVLTTDQMPNHTHGAHLACATTEGDRSDPTGAFVARTEEPMQPYAGSGGATMAAGSVQIDPAGGVQPVYNMPPSLVMNFVIALVGIYPSRS; this comes from the coding sequence ATGTCCGATCCGTTCATCGGTGAGATCAAGATCGTCGGCTTCAACTTCGCCCCGACGGGCTGGGCCTTCTGCGACGGCCAGCTGCTGTCCATCGCCCAGAATTCGGCCCTGTTCTCGCTGATCGGCACCTACTACGGCGGCAACGGGACGACCAACTTCGCCCTGCCGGACCTGCGGGGCCGCGCCCCGATGCACCGGGGGTCGGGTCCGGGCCTGAGCCCACGCACGGTCGGCGAGGTTCTCGGAATCGAGTACAACGTCCTGACCACCGACCAGATGCCGAATCACACCCACGGCGCCCACCTGGCGTGCGCCACGACCGAGGGCGACCGCAGCGACCCCACCGGCGCCTTCGTCGCCCGGACGGAGGAGCCGATGCAGCCCTACGCCGGCAGCGGCGGCGCGACCATGGCCGCCGGCAGCGTGCAGATCGATCCGGCGGGCGGCGTCCAGCCGGTCTACAACATGCCGCCGAGCCTCGTGATGAACTTCGTCATCGCCCTGGTGGGCATCTACCCCTCGCGCAGCTGA
- a CDS encoding GNAT family N-acetyltransferase, translating to MSAPASFTLRPATAADRPFLERVYAEARADELAVTGWSADAKLAFCRSQFAAQDAHYRAHYPGCAFLVIERAGRPVGRLYRARLDGEIRVVDIALLAAERGQGLGGRIMADILAEAAAAGLAVRIHVERTNPARRLYERLGFRVVETGEMYDLLACDPLS from the coding sequence ATGAGCGCGCCGGCCTCCTTCACCCTGCGCCCGGCCACGGCGGCCGACCGCCCCTTCCTCGAGCGGGTCTACGCCGAAGCGCGCGCCGACGAGCTGGCCGTCACCGGCTGGTCCGCCGACGCGAAGCTGGCCTTCTGCCGCAGCCAGTTCGCCGCCCAGGACGCCCACTACCGCGCCCACTATCCGGGCTGCGCGTTCCTGGTCATCGAGCGCGCCGGCCGGCCCGTCGGGCGCCTCTACCGGGCCCGGCTCGACGGCGAGATCCGGGTCGTCGACATCGCGCTGCTCGCGGCCGAACGCGGCCAGGGCCTCGGCGGCCGCATCATGGCCGACATCCTGGCCGAGGCGGCCGCCGCGGGTCTGGCCGTGCGGATCCACGTCGAACGCACGAATCCCGCCCGCCGCCTCTACGAGCGCCTCGGCTTCCGCGTCGTCGAGACCGGCGAGATGTACGATCTGCTGGCCTGCGATCCTCTCTCGTAA